The following are encoded together in the Bos javanicus breed banteng chromosome X, ARS-OSU_banteng_1.0, whole genome shotgun sequence genome:
- the DYNLT3 gene encoding dynein light chain Tctex-type 3 produces MEEYHRPCDEVGFNADEAHNIVKECIDGVLGGEDYNQNNINQWTASIVEQSLAHLVKLGKAYKYIVTCAVVQRSPYGFHTASSCFWDTTSDGTCTVRWENRTMNCIVNVFAIAIVL; encoded by the exons ATGGAGGAGTACCATCGCCCCTGCGACGAG GTTGGCTTCAATGCTGATGAAGCCCACAATATTGTTAAAGAG TGTATAGATGGGGTCTTGGGAGGTGAAGATTATAATCAGAACAATATCAACCAATGGACTGCAAGCATAGTGGAACAATCCCTAGCACATCTGGTTAAGTTGGGAAAAGCTTATAAGTATATTG TGACCTGTGCAGTGGTCCAGAGGAGTCCATATGGCTTTCACACAGCCAGCTCATGTTTTTGGGACACCACATCTGATG GAACCTGCACTGTAAGATGGGAGAACCGAACCATGAACTGTATCGTCAATGTTTTTGCCATTGCTATTGTCCTGTAG